AGCCTTCCCTCCGGGGAACTGAACAGCGAGGCGGTGGACAGGGTGGACGCCGAACTCCAGGACTTCCTCGCCTGGGCGAGGGGGACCGGATACGACGTCCCCGCCTGTCTTAAGAAGATAGAGGAGGCCCACGGCAGGGTGTCGGAAGACCTCCGTACATCCGTGGAATACATGTGCCAGACGGTGGTCCCCAACGTCCGCAGGATGTCCGACGAGATAGAGAACATCATGCATGGAATGGAGGGAGGCTACGTCCTTCCCGGACCCTCCGGCGCCCCTACAAGAGGGAATGCCGACATACTCCCGATGGGAAGGAACTACTACTCGCTAGATCCAGACACGGTCCCCAGCAAGGCGGCTTGGGAGATAGGCAGGAAGATGGCCGACCAGATGATAGAGAAATACACCGCCGAGAAGGGGGAGTTCCCCCGGGAGGTGGGTTTCATAATTTGGGCCACCGACACCATGAAGACCGGAGGTGACGACGTCGCCTACATACTGTGGCTCCTAGGGGTCAGACCGGTATGGTCCAAGGCGGGGGGACAGGTCGTGGACCTGGAGGTCGTCCCGCTGTCGGAACTCAAAAGACCCAGAGTGGACGTCTCCGTCAACATAACCGGTCTTTTCAGGGACACCTTCCCCAACCTAATAGATATGATAGACGACGCCGTGAAACTCGTGGCATCGCTGGACGAGGGGGACGAGGACAACGCCCTCGCGGCCAACCTCAGGAAGGACATCGTCGAAGGTATCGCCGAAGGACTGACGCCCGACGAGGCCCGCCGGAGGAACTCCGTCCGCATATTCGGCGCCCCGCCCGGAGGATACGGCACAGGCGTCAACAAGGCCATAGAGGCTGGGTCGTGGAAGACCGTCCAGGACCTGGCCGACGTCTACATCGACTGGTGCAGCAACGGCTACGAGAAAGGCAACTACGGTCAGAAGATGCGGGACGAGTTCGTGAGGAGATTCTCCAAGGTCGGGGTCACGGTCAAGAACATGCCGGACAGGGAGATCGACCTCCTGGACTGCGACGACGTATACGAGTATCTGGGAGGCATGAACGCATTCGTCCGGGCCTACGGGAGGAAGGACGCCATGACGTTCATGGGCGACGGCTCGGACCCCAAGAGGACCAAGATCCGCGACACGAAGGACGAGCTCCGCTTCACCTTCCGCTCCAAGGTCCTCAACCCCAAGTTCATCAACGGACTCAAGGAACACGGGTACAGAGGGGCGGCCGAGATGGCCAACCTTACCGAATACACCATGGCCTGGGGGGCCACCTCGGACGTGGCGGAGGATTGGATGTACGAAGGGCTGGCGGACAAGTTCCTCTTCGACAAGGATACGCAGGAATGGATGCAGGACGTCAACCCGTATGCGATGATGAACATCCTCAACCGCCTTCAGGAGGCCATAGAACGCGGACTGTGGAAGGCGGACGACGAGTACCGTGAGAAGATAAAGGACCTCTTCATCAAGACCGAGGAAAGGATAGAGGAGATAACCGACAGATGATGTCCGATCGGAAATGGCGGATCTCATCGCCGAAGGTCCAGGACCGGGAATGGACGGTCGACGGTATCCGACGATGCGGTCACCTGCCCCTTTCCTCTTCCTCCCTTTCCTTCATGTACTTCTCGTAATACTCCTCCGAAGGCGAGGACCTCATTACCAACACCGCGAAGATTATGGTGACGAGGGTCAGGGTGCTGCTGACGAAATACAACGCCATGACCAAGGAGTCGGAGTCCTTCAGGAAGACGTACACGGCTATGGCCACGGCCAAAAATGCGATATAGATCAGAGCTGCGGCGACCGTCAGCTTCTTCCGGCGTTTCTCGGACCTTTCGGACATCGGTATCGGGGGAGTATAGTAAATTGGAGTATATATCCAATTTCCAGACCCTCCGTCTTCACCTCTTCTCCCATGCCTCGTCGGAGACATCCTCGGGCTCCCTCCTCTTGGGAAGGTAGACGAGGATGTAGTATGCGAATCCCGCCGATATCATGAGGAACAGGAGTGCGAAAGCGGACATGCCCGCCGCAAGGGAGTCGCCGTCCTTCAGCATGATGTACCCGGCGACGAATGCGATGAAGAATACGACATACACCGCCAATGCGGCCATGTAGACCTTCTTGCTGTCGATCTCTTTTCCACCGTTCACTGGAATCCCCGTCTCCCGCATGGCAAAAGGAATTAAAGGAGATTGTCTATTGGAGTAATCATCCAAGTGATATAGGGCTGACAATATGACGGAAGAACCCCTCGTTTTCCCATTCACCAGAATAGTAGGTCAAGAGAATATGAAACGCGCCCTGATGCTGAACGTCATCGATCCCGGGATCGGCGGCGTCCTCATCAAAGGGGAGAAGGGGACGGCCAAGTCCACGACCGTGAGGTCGATGAACGCCGTCCTTCCCTACAGGACCGTGGTGAAAGGATGCCCCTTCCGCTGCGAGTTCGGAAAGGAGGAGAGGTACTGCCCCTATTGCAGGAACAGGGTCTCGAAGGGGGAGGAACTGGAGCCCGCCGAGAGCAGGATGAGGGTCATCGACCTCCCTCTGTCCGCCACCGAGGACAGGGTCTCCGGGACATTGGATCTGGAGCACGTCCTCAAGACCGGCGAGAAGAAGTTCGAGCCGGGGGTCCTCGCTTCCGCCAACGGAAACATACTCTATGTCGACGAGGTCAACCTCCTGGACGACCACCTGGTGGACCTTCTTCTGGATTCCGCCGCCATGGGGACCAACTACGTCGAGAGGGAAGGCGTCTCGTTCTCCCACCCCGCGAAGTTCGTGCTCGTGGGCACCATGAACCCGGAGGAGGGGGACCTCAGGCCCCAGCTCCTGGACAGGTTCGGACTCTCCCTGGACATCAAGGGGGAGAGGGACGTCAAGAAGAGGGCGGAGGTCGTCAAGAGAAGGGTCAGATACGACTCCGACCCGGAATCATACATCAAAGAATGCAAGGAGGAGCTCGACGAGACCTGCAGAAGGCTGACCGAGGCGAGGAGGATCCTGCCGGAGGTCGTCGCAGGGGACGACGTGGTGGACATGGTCGTCTCCGTCATGATCCATTTCGGAGTGGACGGACACAGGGCGGACATAACCCTCCTGAAGGCCGCCAAGGCCAATGCGGCCCTCGAAGGCCGTAAGAAGGTCACGAAGGACGACATCCGTGCGACCGCGGAACTGGTCCTCGCCCACCGCCTGAAGAGGCGTCCGTTCGAAGAGGCGGGTCTCGACCAAGAGGAGCTCGAGAAATGCCTGCAGGACCTGTGAACTCCCTTCCGTTCACCGCCGTAGTCGGGATGGACGACGCCAAGAGGGCCCTCGAATGCGCCCTCGTGAATCCGAACATCCGCACGGTGCTCCTCCGCGGAGGAGGCGGGACGGCGAAGACCGTGCTGGCCCGTGCGGCCGCGGGGATCACCGACAGGAAGGTCGTCAACTGCCCCCTGAACGTAACCGACGAGCAGCTGTTCGGCGGAATGGACATCGAGGAGGCCATGAAGACGGGGAGGCCCGCACTCCAGCCCGGCCTCCTTGCCAGGGCCGACGGGAACATACTCTACATAGACGACGTCAACCTGATGGACCGCGGCATGCTCGCCGGAGTCCTCGACGCCGTCCTCACCGGGACGGTCCATGTGGAGAGAGGGCCCGTATCCGCCGTATACCGGTGCGACACGACCCTCGTGGCCACGATGAATCCCGAAGACAGCGACCTCAGCGCCCACATGCTCGACAGATTCGACCTGTGCGCCTACGCCTCCGAATGCGATGCGGAACAGAGACACACCATCCTGACCCGTAACGCGGAGTTCTGCGACGACCCCAGCCGTTTCATGGACCTGTACGGGAAGGACGAGGAGGAAGAGAGGGTGAAGGTGGGGAGGGCATCCAAGATCCTCCCTCTCGTGACCATTTCCGACGAACTCGTATCCGTCATATCCGAACTGTGTGTCAAAGTCGGAGCCGACGGGGTCAGAGGGGACATCGCCATGGTGGAATGCGCCGAATCCCTCGCGGCGCTCAACGGACGCGACGAGGTCATGAGGAAGGATGTCGAAGAGGCCGCCGTCCTGTGCCTGCCCCACAGGAGGAACTACGACCAGCCTCCTCCGCCCCCGCAGCCCCCCGAACCTCCCGAGGAACCTCCGGAAGAGCCTCCGGACGATGAGGAGGAGGACAGGCAGGACCCTCCCCGCGACGACCCCGACGAAAGAAGGGACCCCCCGGAGGAGGAACATGAGGACGAAGAAGAAGAGAAGCCTCCGGAACCGCCCATGCAGGACATGCCCGACCTCGAGGAGATGATGTTCGAGATCGGCAGGCAGTTCCGCGTGATAGATTATCTCGATACGCGCGACAGGGTCCCCTCCCGGACGAAGACACGCAAGGGACGCAGGGCCATGGCCGTCAGCGCCGACGGGACCGGGAGATATGCACGCTCGAGGATACCCGACGGAAGGACGGAGGACATAGCGTTCGACGCCACCATAAGGGCGGCCGCCCCATATCAGAGGGTAAGACACAGCGACGATGTAGCCCTCGTCATCGAGAAACAGGACATAAGGGAGAAGGTGCGCGAGAGACGCAGCGGATGCACCCTGCTGTTCCTGGTGGATGCCAGCGGGTCGCTGGGTGTGAGGAAGAGGATGGCGACCGTCAAAGGTGCCATCCTGTCCATGCTCAGGGACAGTTATGTCAAAAGGGACCGGATAGGACTCATGGCGTTCCGCCGCGACTCCGCCGACATGATCCTCCCTCCGACCAAATCCGTGGAATACAGCTACAAGTGTCTGGAGGAACTCCCTACGGGCGGTAAGACGCCCCTGTCGGAAGCCCTCGTAAGGGTGGACGAGTACATGACCGCCTATGCGAGATGCCATGTCGGGGAGAGGTGCTTCGTCATCCTTGTCACCGACGGAAGGGCCAACGTCCCCCTCAGAGAGGGTGCGGACGCCAACGATGAGGTGCAGAAGATGGCCGAGGACATGAAGATCCCCGGGGTCAAGTGGATCGTGGTGGATGCCGGGATGGGATTCCCCCACTTCGACAACGCCCGGATGCTGGCGGAGAAGATGGGGGCCAGATATTTCAAGCTCGAGGACCTCGACGCCGACAGATTCGCAGAGGGAGTGAAGGCCGCCATAGACCCCTGACCGGGTATGTTATGATGCCAGAAAATACCGTTGCAAGATGTTAAGTATTAATTGACAAACGATGGATATATCCCACATGGCACAATTCGCAGGCAGGGAAAAAGAGCTGGAGGCCTTGGAGAGGCTGTATTCGGCGGACGGCCTCCGCACATGCTCCGTATACGGGAGGTCCCGCACGGGGACATCGGGACTGGTAAGGGAGTTCTGCAAGGGAAAACCGGCCATCATCGTCCGCTTCCCGGAAGGGACCCTGCGCGAAATGCTCGAATCCATATGCGATTCCGTCACGAGATACACCTCGGAAGACATCCCCCTGCCCGCGGATTACGACGAGGCGTTCTCTGCGATAGGGGCCGCCTGCGGCGGGGATGGGACGGTCGTAGTGCTAGACGATGCCGCCAACGCCGACTCCCTGGAGTTCAGGAAGGCCCTCGGCAGATTCATAGACGGCCACATAAGGGACTCCGACAACATGCTGATCCTTTGCGGATCGCCGGAGAATGCCATGGTATCCATGACCGAGCGCTCCCCTTTGAAAGACCGCATAAAGGACGCCGTGGTCCTCAGACCCCTCTCCTTCGCAGAATCCAGGGAACTGCACGGCAAGATGAAGGACCTGGACGCCTACAAGTGCCACCTTACCGTCGGAGGCATCCCCTTGTACCATCTCCTTATGAACAAGTCGGACTACGAGACCTGCGTCGAGAAATGCTTCCTCGGGACCTATCCCCGCCTGTGTACCGAAGCGGAGAACATAGTCAGGAAGTCCTCCGTCCCCTACAGGTACTGTTCCGCGATCCTGTCCGAGATGGCCAAGGGATGCGGACGTCCCATCGACCTCGCCAACGACCAGGGGATATCCCGTCAGCTCTGCGAGGTATATCTGAAGAAGATGGAATCCGAAGGCATGATAGCCCGTGTGAACCCGATAGCCAATGCACCGAAGAAACCCGTATTCACGGTAAAGAACCCCTTGCTGGGATTCTACCATACGGTGATAAGGAACAACTCCGACATAGTCCTGGCGGACCGGACGGATTTCTCCGACATCGCTCCGGAGGCCGGCATGTTCCTGGAACTGAGGTTCCGCAGCATATGTTACGGCTATCTCAAGGAGAACTTCGACTGCAAGGCGGTGGGGGGATGGTGGATCGCCGGCGAGTCCACGAACAGCATCAACCTCGCGGCCGTGATAGAAAAGGACGGGTCCGAATACACCCTCGTATGCGACTGTAAGTTCAGAAAAGGGAAGATCGACACAGGGGCGCTGAAGAATCTGAAGAAAAGGGCCGAAGCGGTGGAAGCGGACGACAAGAGGCTCGCCATGTTCTCCGTCTCGGGATTCGACGGGGACCTCGTCAAAACGGCCGAGAAGGAAGGCATACTCCTGATCGGTCCCAAAGAACTTCTCAATTAATGTAAAAATAAATTTTCTAAAATCATGTAAAGAGAGGTCGGAGGCCCCTTCCGGGGCCCCTTCCCCCTCAATCCTGCTTATCGGCGTTCTGCTTGAGGACCGTGGCGATGAACTCCTCGGTCTTACAGGAACCGAGGTCTCCCTTGTCCCTGCTCCTCACGGCGACGACGGTACCGTCCTCGCTCTCCTTCTCACCGATGACGAGCATGTACGGGACCCTCTGCAGCTGTGCCTCGCGGATCTTGTATCCGATCTTCTCGTCCCTCGCATCGTTCTCGACGCGGATACCGGCGGCCATCAGCTGGGAGGTCACCTTGGCGGCATATTCCCTGCTCTTCTCGGAGACCGACAGCACCTTCACCTGCACGGGTGCGAGCCATACGGGGAACCTTCCCGCATAGTGCTCGATGAGGATACCCATGAACCTCTCGACAGAACCGAACACGACACGGTGGATCATGACGGGATGGTGCTTCTCCCCGTCCGCACCGACATACTCCAGATTGAACCTCTGGGGCATCTGGAAGTCGAGCTGGATGGTCCCGCACTGCCAGGTCCTTCCGATGGAGTCCTCCAGATGGAAGTCGATCTTGGGCCCGTAGAACGCCCCGTCCCCCTCGTTGACGACATAGGGGAGTCCGATGGCCTCGAGCGCATGGACCAGACCGTTGGTGGCGTTCTCCCAGTCCTCGTCGCTGCCCATGCTGTCCTCGGGACGGGTGGAGAGCTCGACATGGTACTTGAATCCGAACTGCTTGTACACCTTGTCGATGATACGGACGACGTTGGTGATCTCCGACTCGATCTGCTCGGGGGTCACGTAAAGATGGGAATCGTCCTGGGTGAAGCAGCGGACCCTGAACAGACCATGCAGGGTACCGGACCTCTCGTGCCTGTGGACGATACCGAACTCGCCGAGCCTCAGCGGAAGGTCCCTGTAGGAACGGGACTCGCTGGCGAACACGATGGTGCTGCCGGGACAGTTCATCGGCTTGATGCAGTAGGGCTCGTCGTCGATGGTCGTGGTGTACATGTTGTCCTTGTAATGGTCCCAGTGGCCGGACATCTCCCACAGGTGCTTGTTGAGGATGAGCGGGGTGGAGATCTCCTTGTATCCCTCGGGGAAGTGTATCTCCCTCCAGTAGTTCAGGAGGATGTTCTTGAGGGTCATCCCGTTGGGGAGGAAGAACGGGAATCCGGGTCCCTCTTCGGAGAACATGAATATGCCGAGCTCCTTGCCGAGTCTCCTGTGGTCCCTCTTCTTGGCCTCCTCCAGCATGACGAGGTATTTCTCGAGGTCCTCCTTGCTCTCGAAGGCGGTACCGTAGATACGGGTGAGCATCTTGTTGTGCTCGTCACCCCTCCAGTACGCACCGGCGAGGGAGGTGAGTTTGAACGCCTTGCACTGTTTCGTGTAGAGGACGTGCGGTCCCGCACAGAGGTCGGTGAACTCCCCCTGTTTGTAGAAACTGATGACGGCATCCTCCGGGAGGTCCTTGATCAGCTGTACCTTGTAGTCCTCGTTCTTCTCCTCCATCAATTTGATGGCGTCGGCACGGGACAGGGTGAATGTCTCGAGCTTGAGGTTCTCCTTCACGATCTTCTTCATCTCGGCCTCGATCTTCTCGAGGTCGGCGTCGGTGAATCCCCCTTCCCTGTCCATGTCGTAGTAGAATCCGTCTGCTATCGAGGGCCCGATGGCGAGCTTCGTCTCCGGGTACAGTCTCTTCACGGCCTGCGCGAGGACATGGGAGGTTGTGTGTCTCAGAACAGAGAGACCGTCTTCGACTTCCTTCACGCTTCCGTCACTGAATAATGCTTTCATTTGGGTTTTCCCTTCCCGCCCATACAACAGGCGTTGGGCATGCTATCCCGCCTTTCCATATATTATTATCGAGAAGAAGAGGGATGGTCGGGAGACCGCCCTACAGGGGGAACACACCCTGGTAAAAAAATAAGGCACATGGGGAAAAGCCCATGTGCCAGATGTCGGAAGTACCGACGCTCACGCATCCTGGAATATGTTGTCGACGGGGACCTCCTTCTGGTCCCCGGTCTTCATGTCCCTGAGGGTCACGCAGCCGTTCTCGAGCTCCTTCCTTCCGACTATCACGGCATATCTGGCA
The nucleotide sequence above comes from Candidatus Methanomethylophilus alvi Mx1201. Encoded proteins:
- a CDS encoding VWA domain-containing protein produces the protein MPAGPVNSLPFTAVVGMDDAKRALECALVNPNIRTVLLRGGGGTAKTVLARAAAGITDRKVVNCPLNVTDEQLFGGMDIEEAMKTGRPALQPGLLARADGNILYIDDVNLMDRGMLAGVLDAVLTGTVHVERGPVSAVYRCDTTLVATMNPEDSDLSAHMLDRFDLCAYASECDAEQRHTILTRNAEFCDDPSRFMDLYGKDEEEERVKVGRASKILPLVTISDELVSVISELCVKVGADGVRGDIAMVECAESLAALNGRDEVMRKDVEEAAVLCLPHRRNYDQPPPPPQPPEPPEEPPEEPPDDEEEDRQDPPRDDPDERRDPPEEEHEDEEEEKPPEPPMQDMPDLEEMMFEIGRQFRVIDYLDTRDRVPSRTKTRKGRRAMAVSADGTGRYARSRIPDGRTEDIAFDATIRAAAPYQRVRHSDDVALVIEKQDIREKVRERRSGCTLLFLVDASGSLGVRKRMATVKGAILSMLRDSYVKRDRIGLMAFRRDSADMILPPTKSVEYSYKCLEELPTGGKTPLSEALVRVDEYMTAYARCHVGERCFVILVTDGRANVPLREGADANDEVQKMAEDMKIPGVKWIVVDAGMGFPHFDNARMLAEKMGARYFKLEDLDADRFAEGVKAAIDP
- the thrS gene encoding threonine--tRNA ligase, with amino-acid sequence MKALFSDGSVKEVEDGLSVLRHTTSHVLAQAVKRLYPETKLAIGPSIADGFYYDMDREGGFTDADLEKIEAEMKKIVKENLKLETFTLSRADAIKLMEEKNEDYKVQLIKDLPEDAVISFYKQGEFTDLCAGPHVLYTKQCKAFKLTSLAGAYWRGDEHNKMLTRIYGTAFESKEDLEKYLVMLEEAKKRDHRRLGKELGIFMFSEEGPGFPFFLPNGMTLKNILLNYWREIHFPEGYKEISTPLILNKHLWEMSGHWDHYKDNMYTTTIDDEPYCIKPMNCPGSTIVFASESRSYRDLPLRLGEFGIVHRHERSGTLHGLFRVRCFTQDDSHLYVTPEQIESEITNVVRIIDKVYKQFGFKYHVELSTRPEDSMGSDEDWENATNGLVHALEAIGLPYVVNEGDGAFYGPKIDFHLEDSIGRTWQCGTIQLDFQMPQRFNLEYVGADGEKHHPVMIHRVVFGSVERFMGILIEHYAGRFPVWLAPVQVKVLSVSEKSREYAAKVTSQLMAAGIRVENDARDEKIGYKIREAQLQRVPYMLVIGEKESEDGTVVAVRSRDKGDLGSCKTEEFIATVLKQNADKQD
- a CDS encoding ATP-binding protein, encoding MTEEPLVFPFTRIVGQENMKRALMLNVIDPGIGGVLIKGEKGTAKSTTVRSMNAVLPYRTVVKGCPFRCEFGKEERYCPYCRNRVSKGEELEPAESRMRVIDLPLSATEDRVSGTLDLEHVLKTGEKKFEPGVLASANGNILYVDEVNLLDDHLVDLLLDSAAMGTNYVEREGVSFSHPAKFVLVGTMNPEEGDLRPQLLDRFGLSLDIKGERDVKKRAEVVKRRVRYDSDPESYIKECKEELDETCRRLTEARRILPEVVAGDDVVDMVVSVMIHFGVDGHRADITLLKAAKANAALEGRKKVTKDDIRATAELVLAHRLKRRPFEEAGLDQEELEKCLQDL
- a CDS encoding AAA family ATPase encodes the protein MAQFAGREKELEALERLYSADGLRTCSVYGRSRTGTSGLVREFCKGKPAIIVRFPEGTLREMLESICDSVTRYTSEDIPLPADYDEAFSAIGAACGGDGTVVVLDDAANADSLEFRKALGRFIDGHIRDSDNMLILCGSPENAMVSMTERSPLKDRIKDAVVLRPLSFAESRELHGKMKDLDAYKCHLTVGGIPLYHLLMNKSDYETCVEKCFLGTYPRLCTEAENIVRKSSVPYRYCSAILSEMAKGCGRPIDLANDQGISRQLCEVYLKKMESEGMIARVNPIANAPKKPVFTVKNPLLGFYHTVIRNNSDIVLADRTDFSDIAPEAGMFLELRFRSICYGYLKENFDCKAVGGWWIAGESTNSINLAAVIEKDGSEYTLVCDCKFRKGKIDTGALKNLKKRAEAVEADDKRLAMFSVSGFDGDLVKTAEKEGILLIGPKELLN